In one window of Gossypium hirsutum isolate 1008001.06 chromosome A01, Gossypium_hirsutum_v2.1, whole genome shotgun sequence DNA:
- the LOC107894833 gene encoding probable xyloglucan endotransglucosylase/hydrolase protein 33 isoform X1, with protein sequence MAIFQHIILLLCLSLFCATSLVSSHNRHYTTPSVPRLTDLFSHVSVNKSFSNVFGGPNIKILNNGSTATFALDRTSGSGLASWNKYNYGFFSAAIKLPAGLTSGVVVAFYLSNADMYPHSHDEIDIELLGNDKRIDWVLQTNVYANGVSTGREEKFYFWFNPTLQHHYYSILWNSHHIVFLVDNIPVREFPNNGKFSAAYPSKPMSLYVTIWDGSQWATHGGKYPVNYKYAPFVTSLTDVEMVGCMVNPKQPNSSCSSASVSSIDPVEGPDFIKLSNQQMSAMVWARRKLMFYSYCKDTSRFKVLLPECK encoded by the exons ATGGCTATATTCCAACATATTATTTTGCTTCTCTGTCTCTCATTGTTTTGCGCGACAAGCTTAGTTTCTTCACACAACAGGCATTACACCACTCCAAGCGTTCCACGTTTAACAGACTTGTTTAGCCATGTCTCAGTAAATAAAAGTTTTTCCAACGTTTTTGGTGGACCAAATATCAAGATTCTCAACAATGGGTCCACGGCCACTTTTGCTCTGGACAGAACCTCAG GGTCAGGATTGGCATCTTGGAACAAATATAACTACGGATTCTTCAGTGCAGCAATAAAGTTGCCTGCAGGTCTCACATCTGGAGTGGTGGTAGCCTTCTAT TTGTCTAATGCAGACATGTATCCACACAGTCATGATGAGATTGATATTGAATTGCTTGGAAATGATAAACGAATTGATTGGGTCCTCCAAACAAATGTATACGCAAATGGTGTCAGTACTGGAAGAGAAGAGAAATTTTATTTCTGGTTTAATCCAACACTGCAGCACCATTACTACAGCATTCTTTGGAACAGTCATCATATAGT GTTCCTAGTTGATAATATACCAGTGAGAGAGTTCCCAAACAATGGAAAATTCTCTGCCGCATATCCCTCGAAGCCAATGTCGCTTTACGTCACCATATGGGATGGGTCGCAATGGGCAACTCATGGAGGGAAATACCCTGTGAATTACAAGTATGCTCCATTTGTAACTTCTTTGACTGACGTGGAAATGGTTGGGTGTATGGTAAATCCTAAGCAGCCTAATTCATCTTGTTCCAGTGCCAGCGTGTCAAGTATCGACCCTGTCGAAGGACCTGACTTTATTAAGCTATCGAATCAACAGATGTCCGCCATGGTTTGGGCTAGAAGGAAGCTCATGTTTTACTCATACTGCAAAGATACATCAAGGTTTAAAGTCTTACTTCCAGAATGCAAGTAA
- the LOC107894833 gene encoding probable xyloglucan endotransglucosylase/hydrolase protein 33 isoform X3, whose amino-acid sequence MAIFQHIILLLCLSLFCATSLVSSHNRHYTTPSVPRLTDLFSHVSVNKSFSNVFGGPNIKILNNGSTATFALDRTSGSGLASWNKYNYGFFSAAIKLPAGLTSGVVVAFYLSNADMYPHSHDEIDIELLGNDKRIDWVLQTNVYANGVSTGREEKFYFWFNPTLQHHYYSILWNSHHIVFLVDNIPVREFPNNGKFSAAYPSKPMSLYVTIWDGSQWATHGGKYPVNYNASVSSIDPVEGPDFIKLSNQQMSAMVWARRKLMFYSYCKDTSRFKVLLPECK is encoded by the exons ATGGCTATATTCCAACATATTATTTTGCTTCTCTGTCTCTCATTGTTTTGCGCGACAAGCTTAGTTTCTTCACACAACAGGCATTACACCACTCCAAGCGTTCCACGTTTAACAGACTTGTTTAGCCATGTCTCAGTAAATAAAAGTTTTTCCAACGTTTTTGGTGGACCAAATATCAAGATTCTCAACAATGGGTCCACGGCCACTTTTGCTCTGGACAGAACCTCAG GGTCAGGATTGGCATCTTGGAACAAATATAACTACGGATTCTTCAGTGCAGCAATAAAGTTGCCTGCAGGTCTCACATCTGGAGTGGTGGTAGCCTTCTAT TTGTCTAATGCAGACATGTATCCACACAGTCATGATGAGATTGATATTGAATTGCTTGGAAATGATAAACGAATTGATTGGGTCCTCCAAACAAATGTATACGCAAATGGTGTCAGTACTGGAAGAGAAGAGAAATTTTATTTCTGGTTTAATCCAACACTGCAGCACCATTACTACAGCATTCTTTGGAACAGTCATCATATAGT GTTCCTAGTTGATAATATACCAGTGAGAGAGTTCCCAAACAATGGAAAATTCTCTGCCGCATATCCCTCGAAGCCAATGTCGCTTTACGTCACCATATGGGATGGGTCGCAATGGGCAACTCATGGAGGGAAATACCCTGTGAATTACAA TGCCAGCGTGTCAAGTATCGACCCTGTCGAAGGACCTGACTTTATTAAGCTATCGAATCAACAGATGTCCGCCATGGTTTGGGCTAGAAGGAAGCTCATGTTTTACTCATACTGCAAAGATACATCAAGGTTTAAAGTCTTACTTCCAGAATGCAAGTAA
- the LOC107894833 gene encoding probable xyloglucan endotransglucosylase/hydrolase protein 33 isoform X2, with translation MAIFQHIILLLCLSLFCATSLVSSHNRHYTTPSVPRLTDLFSHVSVNKSFSNVFGGPNIKILNNGSTATFALDRTSGSGLASWNKYNYGFFSAAIKLPAGLTSGVVVAFYLSNADMYPHSHDEIDIELLGNDKRIDWVLQTNVYANGVSTGREEKFYFWFNPTLQHHYYSILWNSHHIVFLVDNIPVREFPNNGKFSAAYPSKPMSLYVTIWDGSQWATHGGKYPVNYKYAPFVTSLTDVEMVGCMVNPKQPNSSCSSASVSSIDPVEGPDFIKLSNQQMSAMVWARRKLMFYSYCKDTSSSI, from the exons ATGGCTATATTCCAACATATTATTTTGCTTCTCTGTCTCTCATTGTTTTGCGCGACAAGCTTAGTTTCTTCACACAACAGGCATTACACCACTCCAAGCGTTCCACGTTTAACAGACTTGTTTAGCCATGTCTCAGTAAATAAAAGTTTTTCCAACGTTTTTGGTGGACCAAATATCAAGATTCTCAACAATGGGTCCACGGCCACTTTTGCTCTGGACAGAACCTCAG GGTCAGGATTGGCATCTTGGAACAAATATAACTACGGATTCTTCAGTGCAGCAATAAAGTTGCCTGCAGGTCTCACATCTGGAGTGGTGGTAGCCTTCTAT TTGTCTAATGCAGACATGTATCCACACAGTCATGATGAGATTGATATTGAATTGCTTGGAAATGATAAACGAATTGATTGGGTCCTCCAAACAAATGTATACGCAAATGGTGTCAGTACTGGAAGAGAAGAGAAATTTTATTTCTGGTTTAATCCAACACTGCAGCACCATTACTACAGCATTCTTTGGAACAGTCATCATATAGT GTTCCTAGTTGATAATATACCAGTGAGAGAGTTCCCAAACAATGGAAAATTCTCTGCCGCATATCCCTCGAAGCCAATGTCGCTTTACGTCACCATATGGGATGGGTCGCAATGGGCAACTCATGGAGGGAAATACCCTGTGAATTACAAGTATGCTCCATTTGTAACTTCTTTGACTGACGTGGAAATGGTTGGGTGTATGGTAAATCCTAAGCAGCCTAATTCATCTTGTTCCAGTGCCAGCGTGTCAAGTATCGACCCTGTCGAAGGACCTGACTTTATTAAGCTATCGAATCAACAGATGTCCGCCATGGTTTGGGCTAGAAGGAAGCTCATGTTTTACTCATACTGCAAAGATACATCAAG TTCAATCTAG